In one window of Gammaproteobacteria bacterium DNA:
- the rpmE gene encoding 50S ribosomal protein L31, with product MKPDIHPKYAEITVTCSCGNTFKTRSTAARDLHLDVCSKCHPFFTGQQKIMDTAGRVDKFRRKYGMA from the coding sequence ATGAAGCCCGACATTCACCCCAAGTACGCCGAGATCACCGTGACCTGCAGCTGCGGGAATACGTTCAAGACCCGCTCCACGGCCGCGCGCGACCTGCACCTCGACGTGTGCTCGAAGTGTCACCCCTTCTTCACCGGCCAGCAGAAGATCATGGACACGGCCGGCCGCGTGGACAAATTCCGGCGCAAGTACGGGATGGCGTGA